In Uranotaenia lowii strain MFRU-FL chromosome 2, ASM2978415v1, whole genome shotgun sequence, one genomic interval encodes:
- the LOC129741063 gene encoding uncharacterized protein LOC129741063 yields MEDVDFNDLKEQERQLKRTIHGVARFVEGFSMERHENQIDVRRPRISKETEGQREKRVRAKIAKREAEFDEAASQIEEVYCAAKSSLITFKQQKSVEESVSSTSSVMSRVKLPEIQLPNFSGKIRDWVTFRDMFQSLIHNNGQLSPIDKFSYLRSSVTDEALQEIGSIEITAANYQVAWSLLEKRYEDKKLIVKAHLDALFAIEPIRRENSESLNRLISDFDKNLQMLDKIGENTESWSTLLAHMICMRLDPVTLRQWETHHNSKEVPTYFNLMNFLRDQCLVLQSLVTNTLSEHQHPRFTRAPDPQYRRFRSSPQPDYRRSGNNYNNGYSVRCQLLVEDRRVDTLISGHRSDKKRPNIRITTSGRKSTGCDIDYALLESFRPYFPALAQQGNFG; encoded by the exons atggAAGACGTCGACTTCAACGATTTGAAAGAGCAAGAGCGACAACTTAAACGGACCATCCACGGTGTAGCGAGGTTCGTTGAAGGCTTTTCGATGGAACGACACGAAAACCAGATCGACGTTCG AAGACCTCGAATTTCAAAAGAAACCGAAGGCCAGCGGGAGAAACGAGTGAGAGCCAAAATCGCCAAGCGTGAAGCAGAGTTTGATGAGGCAGCGTCCCAGATTGAGGAGGTCTACTGCGCAGCGAAATCTTCCCTGATAACCTTCAAGCAACAAAAGTCAGTCGAAGAGTCAGTTTCATCCACAAGTTCGGTGATGTCACGCGTGAAGCTTCCAGAAATTCAGCTGCCGAATTTCAGTGGAAAAATTCGAGACTGGGTCACCTTCCGCGACATGTTCCAGAGTCTCATACACAACAACGGTCAGCTTTCCCCAATCGACAAATTTAGCTACTTGAGGTCATCGGTGACGGACGAAGCGCTCCAAGAAATCGGCTCAATAGAAATCACTGCGGCAAACTACCAAGTGGCATGGAGTTTACTAGAAAAGCGGTATGAGGACAAAAAGCTTATTGTTAAGGCTCATCTAGATGCACTTTTTGCAATTGAACCTATTCGTCGGGAGAACAGCGAGTCCTTGAATCGCCTCATCAGTGACTTCGACAAGAACCTACAGATGTTGGACAAGATTGGGGAAAATACCGAAAGTTGGTCGACGTTGTTGGCGCACATGATCTGCATGCGTCTGGATCCCGTAACACTTCGGCAGTGGGAAACGCATCACAATTCGAAGGAAGTGCCAACCTATTTCAACCTGATGAACTTCCTCCGAGATCAGTGTTTGGTTCTACAATCTCTTGTCACTAACACTTTGTCAGAGCATCAGCATCCAAGATTCACGAGAGCACCGGATCCACAGTATCGACGGTTTAGAAGCTCGCCTCAGCCAGATTATCGACG AAGCGGCAATAACTACAACAACGGATACTCGGTAAGGTGTCAACTTCTGGTCGAAGATCGACGGGTTGACACATTGATCAGTGGTCATCGGTCGGACAAGAAACGCCCAAACATTCGAATTACAACCTCTGGTCGAAAGTCGACAGGTTGTGATATCGACTACGCATTGTTAGAATCGTTTAGACCCTACTTCCCTGCGCTAGCTCAACAGGGGAACTTTGGATGA